The following coding sequences lie in one Spirosoma sp. KUDC1026 genomic window:
- a CDS encoding 7-carboxy-7-deazaguanine synthase QueE has protein sequence MLLEQKQQTTDTYTQSTALPVMEAFYTLQGEGAHSGKAAYFIRLGGCDVGCHWCDVKESWDADAHPKLSIDTIVDGALQHPGRMAVITGGEPLMHDLTDLTAALQNAGFQTNIETSGVCQQVTGSWDWICFSPKKFKKPNPAIFEQANELKVIIYNQSDFAFAESFVPLLRPDCKLFLQTEWSRSNEMLSRIVDYVKDHPQWQISLQTHKYMDIP, from the coding sequence ATGCTTTTGGAACAGAAACAACAAACGACTGACACGTACACCCAATCCACGGCACTGCCCGTTATGGAAGCCTTTTACACCTTGCAGGGGGAGGGAGCTCATTCGGGGAAAGCGGCTTACTTTATTCGGCTTGGCGGCTGCGATGTTGGCTGCCACTGGTGCGACGTAAAAGAATCCTGGGACGCCGACGCGCACCCTAAACTGTCTATTGATACGATCGTTGACGGGGCACTCCAGCACCCCGGCCGGATGGCAGTCATCACGGGTGGAGAACCACTCATGCATGACCTGACCGATCTGACGGCCGCGTTGCAGAACGCCGGTTTTCAAACCAATATTGAAACCTCGGGCGTCTGTCAGCAGGTGACGGGTTCCTGGGACTGGATCTGCTTTTCGCCCAAGAAATTCAAAAAGCCCAACCCAGCCATTTTTGAGCAGGCCAATGAGCTGAAAGTGATCATTTACAACCAGTCCGATTTCGCCTTTGCGGAGTCGTTTGTACCCCTCTTGCGCCCCGATTGCAAACTCTTTTTGCAAACAGAGTGGAGTCGTTCCAATGAAATGCTATCTCGCATCGTTGATTACGTCAAAGACCATCCACAATGGCAGATCTCGTTGCAGACGCACAAATACATGGATATTCCATAA
- a CDS encoding Crp/Fnr family transcriptional regulator, with product MPDAITLLKQTTDAIAPLQPDDWQAFVTIWKPFSAKRKEVLTATGEREAYLYFVVEGVQRVYYLDDQDREATLVFTYAPSFGGVIDSLMLQQPSRYFYETLTPSTFLRASFQELQTVMHSRPAIESMVRLGMTHTLSGVLERLVELQCYSAAEKMRKLLQRSPHLLQLIPHKYLANYIGVDATNFSKLMNSIRI from the coding sequence ATGCCCGACGCCATCACCCTACTCAAACAGACTACGGACGCAATCGCTCCACTCCAACCCGACGACTGGCAGGCTTTCGTGACCATCTGGAAACCCTTTTCGGCGAAGCGGAAAGAAGTGCTTACGGCGACAGGTGAACGGGAAGCATACCTGTATTTTGTGGTCGAAGGCGTGCAGCGCGTCTATTACCTGGACGATCAGGACCGGGAAGCAACGCTGGTCTTTACGTACGCCCCTTCCTTCGGCGGGGTGATTGACTCGCTGATGCTGCAACAACCTTCCCGCTATTTCTACGAAACACTAACACCCTCTACGTTTCTACGCGCATCGTTTCAGGAATTACAGACGGTCATGCACAGTCGGCCAGCCATCGAGTCCATGGTTCGGCTGGGAATGACCCATACGCTATCGGGTGTTCTGGAACGTCTGGTGGAATTGCAATGCTATTCGGCCGCCGAGAAGATGCGGAAGCTCCTGCAACGGAGCCCGCACCTGCTCCAGCTGATTCCGCACAAATACCTGGCGAACTACATCGGCGTTGACGCCACGAATTTTAGTAAGCTCATGAATAGCATTCGCATCTGA
- a CDS encoding heavy metal translocating P-type ATPase produces the protein MTTNETAPTKKSTSAAVKKTYPVLEMSCAACAVSVESMLKNTPGVVDAGVNYANQDAWVQYDPKVVTPADLQNTIRAIGYDLVIDAEDPQEVQQQAQQQHYEQLKRRTIWAVVLSIPVVLIGMFGMGWPLGNWIMLALAAPVVFWLGGPFFRNAGKQASHGKANMDTLVALSTGIAFLFSLFNLLNPDFWLRRGLEPQVYFEAASVVITFILLGKLLEERAKSNTSSAIRKLMGLQPKTVRIVEGTTEREISIAEVRVGNLLIVRPGERIPVDGRVESGGSYVDESMISGEPVPVEKQTGAKVFAGTINQKGSFRFQAEQVGGGTLLAQIIRMVQEAQGSKAPVQKLVDKIAGIFVPVVLGIAGLTFVAWLLVGGDNALTTALLTSVTVLVIACPCALGLATPTAIMVGVGKGAENNILIKDAESLELGYKVNAVVLDKTGTLTEGRPVVTDIRWNGTAELQDELQPVLYALEAQSEHPLASAVTTYLTGQNVTGATLTDFTSVTGKGVMARSGEETYSIGNRALLTERGITLSEDVSQQAANWQGQAKTVVFFADSEQVLALIAIADPVKATSKQAVETLQKRGIAVYMLTGDNAQTAAAVAGQVGLQHYRSEVLPTDKAEFVQELQRSGKVVAMVGDGINDSQALAQADVSIAMGKGSDIAMDVAKMTLITSDLMSVPKALYLSRRTVQTIRQNLFWAFIYNLIGIPVAAGVLYPAFGFLLSPMIAGAAMALSSVSVVSNSLRLRSARL, from the coding sequence ATGACAACGAACGAGACGGCTCCGACGAAGAAATCGACTTCGGCAGCCGTAAAAAAAACATATCCGGTTCTGGAAATGAGCTGTGCGGCCTGCGCCGTCAGCGTCGAATCCATGCTGAAAAATACGCCCGGTGTCGTTGACGCGGGGGTTAACTACGCCAATCAGGATGCCTGGGTTCAGTACGACCCCAAAGTCGTTACGCCCGCTGATCTGCAGAATACGATTCGGGCCATCGGATACGACCTGGTGATTGATGCCGAAGACCCGCAGGAAGTGCAACAACAGGCGCAGCAGCAACACTACGAACAACTGAAACGCCGAACGATCTGGGCCGTCGTGTTGTCCATACCTGTCGTGCTGATCGGTATGTTCGGCATGGGCTGGCCGCTGGGCAACTGGATTATGCTGGCCCTTGCGGCCCCAGTTGTTTTCTGGTTGGGTGGGCCGTTCTTTCGGAATGCGGGGAAGCAGGCGAGTCACGGTAAAGCGAACATGGATACGCTGGTCGCGCTCAGTACGGGCATCGCGTTTCTGTTCAGCCTGTTTAATCTGCTCAATCCGGATTTCTGGCTCCGTCGGGGGCTGGAGCCGCAAGTCTATTTCGAAGCGGCCTCGGTCGTTATTACGTTTATTCTGCTGGGTAAACTGCTCGAAGAACGGGCGAAGTCGAATACCTCGTCGGCCATTCGGAAACTGATGGGGCTGCAACCTAAAACGGTGCGCATCGTCGAGGGAACGACCGAACGCGAAATTTCTATAGCGGAGGTGCGCGTCGGTAATCTGCTCATAGTCCGGCCGGGGGAACGAATTCCGGTGGACGGGCGGGTCGAGTCGGGCGGATCGTACGTAGACGAGAGTATGATTTCGGGTGAGCCGGTGCCGGTCGAGAAGCAGACGGGCGCGAAGGTGTTTGCCGGGACAATCAATCAGAAAGGCAGTTTCCGCTTCCAGGCCGAGCAGGTGGGGGGCGGTACGTTGCTGGCGCAGATCATCCGGATGGTACAGGAAGCCCAGGGCAGCAAAGCGCCGGTGCAGAAACTGGTCGACAAGATCGCCGGGATTTTCGTACCCGTGGTGCTGGGGATTGCCGGCCTGACGTTCGTAGCCTGGCTGCTGGTAGGTGGCGATAATGCCCTGACCACGGCCCTGCTAACCTCCGTTACGGTGCTGGTCATTGCCTGCCCCTGCGCCCTGGGACTGGCAACGCCTACAGCCATCATGGTGGGGGTAGGGAAAGGAGCCGAGAACAACATCCTGATCAAAGACGCCGAAAGCCTGGAACTGGGCTATAAAGTCAACGCCGTGGTGCTGGACAAAACCGGTACGCTGACCGAAGGCCGACCCGTAGTCACCGACATTCGCTGGAATGGTACTGCTGAACTGCAGGATGAACTTCAACCCGTGTTATACGCTCTGGAAGCCCAGTCGGAACACCCGCTCGCGTCAGCTGTAACGACCTATCTGACTGGACAGAACGTAACGGGCGCTACGCTTACCGATTTTACCAGCGTAACGGGCAAAGGTGTAATGGCGCGATCCGGCGAAGAAACTTATAGCATCGGTAATCGGGCCTTGCTGACCGAGCGTGGCATTACGCTGTCTGAAGATGTATCGCAGCAGGCAGCCAACTGGCAGGGACAGGCCAAAACCGTTGTCTTTTTCGCCGACAGCGAGCAGGTACTAGCGCTAATCGCCATTGCTGACCCCGTCAAAGCGACCTCGAAGCAGGCCGTCGAAACGCTACAGAAACGAGGTATTGCTGTTTATATGCTTACTGGCGACAACGCCCAGACGGCGGCTGCCGTAGCGGGTCAGGTTGGGTTGCAACATTACCGGTCCGAGGTACTCCCCACCGACAAAGCAGAGTTTGTGCAGGAGCTACAACGTAGTGGCAAGGTCGTGGCTATGGTTGGTGACGGTATCAACGACTCGCAGGCGCTGGCCCAGGCCGACGTAAGCATTGCGATGGGGAAAGGCTCCGACATTGCCATGGACGTGGCCAAAATGACGCTGATTACCTCCGACCTGATGAGTGTTCCTAAAGCGCTGTACCTCTCCCGCCGTACCGTGCAGACCATCCGCCAGAACCTGTTCTGGGCGTTTATCTACAACCTGATCGGTATCCCTGTTGCGGCTGGCGTGCTGTACCCCGCCTTCGGTTTCCTGCTAAGCCCCATGATTGCCGGGGCTGCTATGGCGCTTAGCTCGGTGTCGGTGGTAAGCAACAGCCTGCGACTACGGTCCGCTCGTTTGTAA
- a CDS encoding efflux RND transporter permease subunit produces the protein MFDVFIKRPLLSAVISVLITLMGVLALTGLPVTQFPDIVPPSVTVTAKYNGANAEVCTKAVATPLERAINGVPGMTYMNSVSGNDGTTLIQVFFQVGTDPDLAAMNVQNRVTSVLDELPAEVIRAGVITEKEVNSMLLYLNLVSDDPSVDEKFIYNFADINVLAELKRIDGVGLADIMGAREYSMRVWLKPDRMTAYSISADDVVEAIQAQNVEAAPGKAGESADRAPQVLQYVLRYTGKFFEPEQYANIVLRANPDGSILRLKDVAQVEFGSADYSVISRNDGRPSAAIMLKQRPGSNAREIIASVKERMAELKEETFPPGMTYNFAYDVSRFLDASIHEVVRTLLEAFVLVFLVVFLFLQDWRSTLICALVVPVALVGAFAFMSLIGFSINLLTLFALVLAIGIVVDDGIVVVEAVHAKMAEGLPPRAATFAAMREISSALIAITLVMAAVFIPVAFLSGPVGVFYRQFSLTLAVAILLSGLNALTLTPALCALLLRPHQHEPQTGLLARFFAGFNRLFDRLTGRYQGLLRRTVSRRVITMGLLLAFVAGTWGVNLVLPGGFIPTEDQGMIYVNVTTPAGATVQRTEDVMAQIQRVASTLEAVENVSTLSGFSLLTDGAGASYGMGMINLKNWDERKQSVDDLIAELEQKTRHIQGASIQYFSPPTVPGFGNSSGFELRMLDKTGRGDLQKTQQVAMAFIDSLKKQPAIADAFTSFDPSYPQYMLHVDQDKAAQKGVSIENAMGTLQTLMGSFYATNFIRFGQMYRVFVQAAPEYRTKPEDVLTMRVKNKDGEMVPYSNFIRLERVYGPEQLTRYNMYTSALINGSAAPGYSSGDALAAIQAVAEKNLPRGYSFEWSGMSREEILSGNQAVYIFLVCLVFIYLLLVAQYESLFLPLPVLLGLPAGIFGSFLCLQLAGLQNNIYAQVALVMLIGLLGKNAILIVEFANQRRKEGLSIWEAAIDGAVTRLRPILMTSFAFIAGLIPLCIASGAGALGNRSIGTAAAGGMLIGTLFGLVLIPGLYVLFASLAERVSPPASDHDDAIHSISTKSAVNGVVHES, from the coding sequence ATGTTTGACGTATTTATCAAACGCCCCCTGCTGTCGGCCGTTATTTCCGTGCTGATTACGCTGATGGGCGTCCTGGCGCTGACGGGTCTGCCCGTCACCCAGTTTCCGGATATTGTTCCTCCCTCCGTCACCGTAACGGCTAAGTATAACGGGGCCAACGCCGAGGTCTGCACCAAAGCTGTCGCTACGCCCCTCGAACGGGCCATCAATGGCGTGCCGGGCATGACGTACATGAACTCCGTGTCGGGCAACGACGGCACAACGCTGATTCAGGTATTTTTCCAGGTGGGGACCGACCCCGATCTGGCGGCCATGAACGTCCAGAACCGGGTTACTTCGGTCCTCGATGAGCTTCCCGCCGAGGTGATCCGGGCAGGGGTTATCACCGAAAAAGAGGTCAACAGTATGCTCCTGTACCTCAACCTGGTGAGCGACGACCCATCGGTGGATGAAAAATTTATTTACAACTTCGCCGATATCAACGTCCTGGCTGAGCTCAAACGGATCGATGGTGTAGGACTGGCCGACATCATGGGTGCCCGCGAGTACTCGATGCGGGTCTGGCTTAAGCCCGACCGGATGACGGCCTACTCCATCTCGGCCGACGACGTCGTGGAAGCTATCCAGGCCCAAAACGTCGAAGCCGCGCCGGGCAAAGCGGGTGAAAGTGCCGACCGTGCCCCGCAGGTGTTGCAGTACGTCCTGCGCTATACCGGCAAGTTTTTCGAGCCCGAGCAATACGCCAACATCGTCCTGCGGGCCAACCCCGACGGGTCGATCCTGCGGCTGAAGGACGTGGCGCAGGTCGAGTTTGGCTCCGCCGATTACAGCGTTATTTCGCGCAATGACGGGCGCCCGTCGGCGGCTATCATGCTCAAACAGCGGCCCGGCTCGAACGCCCGCGAGATCATTGCCAGCGTCAAAGAGCGCATGGCCGAGCTGAAGGAAGAAACCTTCCCGCCGGGCATGACCTACAACTTCGCTTATGATGTTTCGCGCTTTCTGGACGCGTCGATTCACGAAGTGGTGCGTACGCTGCTGGAAGCCTTTGTACTGGTTTTCCTTGTCGTCTTCCTGTTTCTGCAGGACTGGCGCTCCACGCTGATCTGTGCGCTGGTGGTGCCGGTTGCGCTGGTGGGTGCGTTTGCCTTCATGAGCCTGATCGGCTTTTCGATCAACCTGCTTACTCTGTTTGCGCTGGTACTGGCCATCGGGATTGTGGTCGATGACGGCATTGTCGTCGTCGAAGCTGTACATGCCAAGATGGCCGAAGGTTTACCACCCCGAGCCGCTACGTTTGCCGCCATGCGCGAAATCAGCAGCGCCCTGATCGCCATTACGCTGGTAATGGCCGCGGTATTCATTCCGGTAGCTTTCCTATCGGGTCCAGTTGGCGTTTTTTATCGGCAGTTTTCGCTGACGCTGGCCGTCGCCATCCTACTGTCGGGACTGAATGCGCTGACGCTGACACCCGCCCTCTGCGCGCTTTTGTTGCGCCCGCACCAGCACGAGCCTCAGACGGGTTTACTGGCTCGTTTCTTTGCCGGATTCAACCGGCTGTTTGACCGACTGACGGGCCGGTATCAGGGTCTACTCCGCCGGACAGTCAGTCGACGGGTGATTACGATGGGACTGTTGCTGGCCTTTGTGGCTGGTACCTGGGGCGTTAACCTGGTGCTGCCCGGTGGTTTTATTCCTACCGAGGACCAGGGCATGATCTACGTCAACGTAACGACGCCCGCCGGAGCTACCGTGCAGCGAACCGAGGACGTTATGGCGCAGATTCAGCGGGTAGCCTCGACGCTGGAAGCGGTCGAGAACGTATCAACACTTTCCGGCTTCAGTCTGCTGACCGACGGGGCTGGAGCGTCCTACGGCATGGGTATGATCAACCTGAAAAACTGGGACGAACGTAAGCAGTCGGTCGATGACCTGATTGCCGAACTGGAACAGAAAACCCGGCATATCCAGGGGGCCAGCATCCAGTATTTCTCGCCCCCAACGGTACCCGGCTTCGGCAACTCCAGCGGGTTCGAACTCCGGATGCTCGACAAAACCGGCAGGGGCGATCTTCAAAAAACGCAGCAGGTAGCTATGGCGTTTATCGACTCGCTGAAGAAGCAACCGGCCATTGCCGACGCCTTCACAAGCTTCGACCCCAGCTATCCGCAGTACATGCTGCACGTCGATCAGGACAAAGCAGCTCAAAAAGGCGTCTCGATCGAGAATGCCATGGGCACGCTGCAAACGCTGATGGGCAGTTTTTACGCCACCAATTTCATCCGGTTTGGGCAGATGTACCGCGTGTTTGTTCAGGCCGCGCCCGAGTACCGGACAAAACCCGAGGACGTACTCACCATGCGGGTGAAGAACAAAGACGGCGAGATGGTGCCTTACTCGAACTTCATCCGGCTGGAGCGCGTCTACGGACCTGAGCAGCTGACCCGCTACAACATGTACACCTCGGCGCTGATCAACGGATCGGCGGCACCGGGCTACAGCAGTGGCGATGCACTGGCTGCCATTCAGGCCGTGGCCGAGAAAAATCTGCCGCGTGGGTACTCATTCGAGTGGTCGGGTATGTCGCGCGAGGAGATTCTATCGGGTAATCAGGCAGTGTACATCTTTCTGGTCTGTCTGGTGTTTATCTACCTCCTGCTGGTAGCCCAGTACGAAAGTCTGTTTCTACCCCTCCCCGTCCTGCTGGGCTTGCCCGCCGGCATTTTCGGCTCGTTTCTGTGCCTGCAGCTGGCTGGTTTGCAGAATAACATCTACGCCCAAGTAGCGCTGGTCATGCTGATCGGGCTGCTGGGGAAAAACGCCATTCTGATTGTGGAGTTTGCCAACCAGCGCCGAAAAGAAGGGCTATCGATTTGGGAAGCCGCCATTGACGGAGCCGTTACCCGCCTGCGCCCCATCCTGATGACCTCGTTTGCGTTCATCGCCGGGCTGATTCCGCTCTGTATTGCGTCGGGCGCGGGTGCCCTCGGGAACCGGTCAATCGGTACGGCGGCCGCCGGGGGCATGCTCATCGGCACCCTCTTCGGGCTGGTGCTCATTCCTGGTCTGTACGTTCTGTTTGCCTCGCTGGCCGAACGCGTCAGCCCACCCGCGTCGGATCACGACGATGCGATTCATTCCATTTCCACTAAATCTGCAGTTAACGGTGTCGTTCACGAATCATAA
- a CDS encoding efflux RND transporter periplasmic adaptor subunit translates to MFTKQVLTTCVVGLLAVGCTDRKTGAEQPDEKLTLPVVAIKRHNTALHREYVSTLEAVQNVEIRARVSGFLEKIHVDEGQPVRRGQLLFTLNAAEYRAEVDKAKAAYKNAVANARTAEVEVERVKLLIAKNIVSKTDLDLAQAKLESARAQIDDARSAQAMAALRVAQASIRAPFDGIINRIPLKMGSLIEEGTLLTTVSDLNEVFAYFDVSEREYLGFIKNNRDLLGKGAKPVEMLLADESLYPHKGRIEVMESVFEDGAGTIAFRARFPNPKHLLKHGSSGKVRLENVMDKALLVPQQATFEVQDKNYVYVVDQNNRVKSRSFVPQGRTGPYYLVRSGLEPGDRVVYEGIQNIRDGAQIVPRTISTDSLYLASAPPAQAAMARN, encoded by the coding sequence ATGTTCACTAAACAAGTGCTGACTACCTGTGTGGTCGGCTTACTGGCCGTAGGCTGTACCGACCGGAAAACCGGCGCGGAACAGCCGGACGAAAAACTCACCCTGCCCGTTGTTGCCATCAAACGGCATAATACGGCCCTGCATCGGGAATACGTCAGTACGCTGGAAGCCGTACAAAACGTCGAAATCCGGGCCCGGGTGTCCGGCTTTCTGGAAAAAATTCACGTTGACGAAGGGCAGCCGGTCCGGAGAGGGCAGCTTCTTTTTACGCTCAATGCGGCCGAGTACCGCGCAGAAGTCGACAAGGCCAAAGCGGCTTATAAAAATGCCGTTGCCAACGCCCGAACGGCGGAGGTTGAAGTAGAACGCGTCAAACTCCTGATCGCCAAAAATATCGTTTCCAAAACCGATCTTGATCTGGCGCAGGCCAAACTGGAATCGGCCCGCGCCCAGATCGACGATGCCCGGTCGGCGCAGGCAATGGCCGCCCTACGGGTGGCCCAAGCCAGTATTCGGGCTCCCTTCGATGGCATCATCAACCGCATTCCATTGAAAATGGGTAGCCTGATCGAAGAGGGCACCCTGCTGACGACGGTATCTGACCTGAACGAAGTCTTCGCCTATTTCGACGTATCGGAACGGGAGTACCTGGGCTTTATCAAAAACAACCGGGACCTGTTGGGTAAGGGGGCCAAGCCGGTGGAAATGCTGCTGGCCGACGAAAGTCTGTATCCGCACAAAGGCCGGATTGAGGTTATGGAAAGCGTTTTCGAAGACGGGGCCGGCACGATTGCCTTTCGCGCCCGTTTTCCCAATCCCAAACACCTGCTCAAGCACGGTTCGTCGGGCAAGGTGCGACTGGAAAACGTAATGGACAAAGCGCTGCTGGTACCGCAGCAGGCCACCTTCGAGGTGCAGGACAAGAATTACGTCTACGTGGTCGATCAGAACAACCGGGTCAAGTCCCGGAGCTTCGTTCCGCAGGGACGCACCGGTCCATACTATCTGGTTCGGTCGGGGCTGGAACCCGGCGACCGCGTTGTCTACGAAGGCATCCAGAACATCCGGGATGGTGCCCAGATCGTTCCCCGAACAATCTCCACCGACAGTTTGTACCTGGCCAGCGCTCCTCCGGCGCAGGCAGCCATGGCCCGTAACTAA
- a CDS encoding DinB family protein — protein MSLTNREALLTSLEQVVEQHLQVAVRQFQNLDDTSLLKPAPDGGWSIAQCLAHLTSYGNYYLPRIKQALAAQPHAPARNSVSGNWLGRYFIRLMDPTASAKKFKAARQHRPESNLSGHTVVAEFIQQQEELLFYLRQARQVDLDAIRIPVSVALWLRLNLGDLFQFLIVHDERHLLQARRNLL, from the coding sequence ATGAGTTTGACCAACCGCGAAGCACTGCTCACGTCGCTGGAACAAGTGGTAGAGCAGCATCTGCAGGTAGCCGTCCGGCAGTTTCAGAACCTGGACGACACTTCGTTACTTAAACCAGCGCCGGACGGCGGTTGGAGCATTGCCCAGTGCCTGGCGCACCTGACCAGCTACGGCAATTATTACCTGCCCCGCATCAAACAGGCATTGGCAGCGCAGCCCCACGCCCCAGCCAGAAACTCCGTTAGCGGAAACTGGCTAGGACGCTATTTTATCCGGCTGATGGACCCGACGGCCAGCGCTAAGAAGTTCAAAGCCGCCCGGCAGCATCGGCCTGAGAGCAACCTTTCGGGCCATACAGTTGTCGCAGAGTTTATTCAGCAACAGGAAGAACTCCTGTTCTACCTGCGCCAGGCTCGACAAGTTGATCTGGATGCGATCCGTATTCCGGTGTCAGTGGCCCTATGGCTTCGGCTGAATCTGGGCGATCTGTTCCAGTTTCTGATCGTTCACGACGAGCGACACCTTTTGCAGGCCAGGCGCAATCTGCTTTAG
- a CDS encoding OmpA family protein, whose protein sequence is MADLVADAQIHGYSIKREEEAVRRRGEGTGRKGGFLWNLSILLLLALFLLAGPSFAQTKKAKALYDQANKLFGERKAREAIPYMEQATKEDPSFLDAHLKLGQLYEFTKQYEPSLTAYRQVIQLQPDSPSSGVAYQALSATLLRLGRYADALPYLEKFQAKFAPQSMQAKRIGRQIETARFGLDALAHPRTVDPRPVSPVLQTTPSQYFPVLTADEQTLVFTALKPEGDEDLMVATFNGETWTPPTSISSDINTPENEGTATLSADGRTLVFTACQGRKGYGSCDLYVSRKTGSDWSPPENLGPTINTGSYESQPSLSADGRRLYFVSDRPGGKGRRDIWRSDLGTDGQWREPVNVGEPINTPFNEASPFIHANGQSLFFASDGHVGMGGYDLFVSDSLTTTNVATSSTVTQGSALARQAITKWSVPTNLGYPINTSEDQASLFVSASGKRAYYSFEEQKDGVSQKSRLYTFDLPESLRERVKPVSYLKGIIADAKSKKPLAAMVELIDLNTNQIVSRVQADVQTGQYTAVLPTGGEYALYVSVPGYLFKSLSFDFTQKSQGEGVNLSVPLEPVAGGKTASETLNNLFFEYGRYDLADKSRTELDRLAAFLKANPAVSIEVSGHTDDTGDAAANLTLSQKRAQSVVTYLTSTGGIAPARIKAIGYGKTRPLAPNTTDENRRLNRRIEWRVL, encoded by the coding sequence ATGGCAGATCTCGTTGCAGACGCACAAATACATGGATATTCCATAAAGAGGGAGGAAGAAGCGGTCCGCCGTCGCGGAGAGGGAACAGGGAGGAAAGGAGGTTTCCTCTGGAATCTATCCATCTTACTTCTTCTAGCTCTATTCTTACTGGCTGGGCCTTCTTTTGCGCAGACGAAAAAAGCGAAGGCACTTTACGACCAGGCAAACAAACTGTTTGGGGAGCGGAAAGCGCGGGAAGCGATTCCGTACATGGAGCAGGCAACCAAAGAAGACCCCAGCTTTCTGGACGCCCACCTGAAGCTGGGTCAATTGTACGAGTTCACGAAACAGTATGAGCCCTCTCTGACGGCCTACCGGCAGGTCATTCAGCTTCAGCCCGACAGCCCATCGTCGGGGGTGGCTTATCAGGCGTTGAGCGCTACGTTGCTGCGCTTAGGTCGGTACGCGGACGCTCTCCCCTACCTCGAAAAATTTCAGGCAAAGTTTGCCCCGCAGTCGATGCAGGCGAAACGCATTGGTCGGCAGATCGAGACGGCCCGTTTTGGTCTGGACGCGCTGGCGCACCCTAGAACGGTTGATCCACGGCCTGTCTCGCCAGTGCTGCAAACTACGCCTTCCCAGTATTTCCCGGTCCTGACGGCCGACGAACAGACACTCGTCTTCACGGCGCTCAAACCGGAAGGCGACGAAGATTTAATGGTTGCTACGTTCAACGGCGAAACCTGGACACCCCCGACGTCGATTTCTTCCGATATCAACACCCCCGAAAACGAGGGCACAGCCACGCTCTCGGCCGACGGGCGGACGCTGGTTTTTACGGCCTGCCAGGGCCGAAAAGGGTATGGTAGTTGTGATCTATACGTCAGCCGGAAAACGGGCAGCGACTGGTCGCCCCCCGAAAATCTCGGCCCAACGATCAACACGGGAAGCTACGAATCCCAGCCCTCCCTCTCGGCCGATGGACGCCGGTTGTATTTCGTATCAGACCGACCGGGCGGTAAAGGTCGGCGCGACATCTGGCGTAGTGACCTGGGAACAGACGGCCAGTGGCGCGAGCCGGTCAACGTCGGCGAACCCATCAATACACCGTTCAACGAAGCGTCGCCGTTCATTCACGCCAACGGACAAAGCCTGTTTTTTGCTTCCGACGGTCATGTCGGCATGGGTGGCTACGATCTGTTTGTGTCCGACAGCCTGACGACCACCAACGTAGCAACCAGCAGTACGGTAACTCAGGGCAGCGCCCTTGCCAGACAAGCGATAACCAAATGGTCGGTCCCGACGAATCTGGGTTATCCGATCAACACATCCGAAGATCAGGCATCACTGTTCGTATCGGCCAGCGGAAAACGGGCGTATTATTCGTTTGAAGAGCAGAAGGACGGCGTGTCGCAGAAATCCCGGCTGTACACCTTCGACCTGCCGGAGTCTCTGCGCGAGCGGGTGAAACCGGTGAGCTACCTCAAAGGCATCATTGCCGACGCAAAAAGCAAAAAGCCGCTGGCGGCTATGGTCGAACTGATTGACCTGAACACGAACCAGATTGTGTCGCGGGTCCAAGCCGACGTTCAGACGGGCCAATATACGGCTGTGCTGCCCACAGGTGGCGAATATGCGCTGTACGTCAGCGTGCCGGGTTACCTTTTCAAAAGTCTGTCGTTCGATTTTACCCAGAAATCGCAGGGCGAGGGCGTCAATTTGAGCGTACCGCTGGAACCGGTGGCTGGCGGGAAAACAGCCAGCGAAACCCTGAACAATCTCTTTTTCGAGTACGGTCGCTATGACCTAGCCGACAAATCCCGCACGGAACTCGACCGACTGGCGGCTTTTCTGAAGGCGAACCCCGCGGTGTCGATTGAAGTGTCCGGCCATACCGACGACACGGGCGACGCAGCCGCTAACCTCACGCTCTCGCAGAAGCGGGCGCAATCCGTCGTTACGTACCTGACCAGTACGGGCGGTATTGCTCCCGCCCGTATTAAAGCCATTGGGTACGGAAAAACCCGTCCCCTGGCCCCGAATACTACCGATGAAAATCGGCGGTTGAATCGACGGATTGAGTGGCGGGTTTTGTAG